One segment of Manihot esculenta cultivar AM560-2 chromosome 4, M.esculenta_v8, whole genome shotgun sequence DNA contains the following:
- the LOC110613816 gene encoding mitogen-activated protein kinase kinase 3, whose amino-acid sequence MAGLEELRKKLVPLFDAEKGFSAGSTLDPSDSYMLSDGGTVNLLSRSYGVYNINELGLQKCTSSPVDETDHSEKTYRCASQEMRIFGAIGSGASSVVQRALHIPTHRILALKKINIFEKEKRQQLLTEIRTLCEAPCYEGLVEFHGAFYTPDSGQISIALEYMDGGSLADMLRVRKKIPEPVLSHMFQKLLHGLSYLHGVRHLVHRDIKPANLLVNLKGEPKITDFGISAGLENSMAMCATFVGTVTYMSPERIRNDNYSYPADIWSLGLALFECGTGEFPYTANEGPVNLMLQILDDPSPSPTKHKFSPEFCSFIDICLQKDPNARPTAEQLLSHPFITKYAHTSVDLAAFVQSVFDPTQKMKDLADMLTIHYYLLFDGPDELWQHAKTLYNEGSTFSFSGKQSVGPRDIFAALSNIRSTLAGDWPPERLVHVVEKLQCRAHGQDGVAIRVSGSFIIGNQFLICGDGLQVEGLPNVKDLSIDIPSKRMGTFQEQFIMEPGNAIGRYSIAKQDLYIMQ is encoded by the exons ATGGCTGGGTTGGAGGAATTAAGGAAGAAGCTTGTACCATTATTTGATGCTGAAAAGGGCTTCTCTGCAGGGTCAACCTTGGATCCTAGCGATTCTTATATG CTGTCAGATGGTGGAACTGTTAACTTATTAAGCAGATCATATGGAGTCTACAACATAAATGAGCTGGGATTGCAAAAGTGCACTTCTTCACCAGTAGATGAAACAGATCATAGTGAGAAAACATATCGATGTGCCTCCCAAGAGATGAGAATTTTTGGAGCTATAGGTAGTGGTGCTAGCAGTGTTGTTCAGAGAGCTCTTCATATTCCTACACATAGAATTCTTGCcctaaagaaaattaatatttttgaaaag GAGAAAAGACAACAGCTTCTTACTGAGATTCGGACACTATGTGAGGCACCTTGTTATGAGGGCCTTGTGGAATTCCATGGAGCATTTTATACTCCTGACTCTGGGCAAATAAGCATAGCTTTAGAATACATGGATGGAGGTTCATTAGCAGACATGTTACGAGTGCGGAAAAAGATACCAGAACCAGTGCTTTCACATATGTTTCAAAAGCTTCTGCAT GGTCTAAGCTACTTGCATGGGGTTCGACATTTAGTTCATAGAGACATAAAACCAGCAAATCTGCTTGTGAATCTAAAGGGCGAGCCAAAAATAACAGATTTCGGCATAAGTGCTGGCCTAGAGAATTCAATGGCGATG TGCGCTACTTTTGTTGGGACTGTCACATATATGTCGCCTGAACGAATTCGAAATGACAACTATTCTTATCCAGCTGATATTTGGAGTCTTGGTCTTGCTCTTTTTGAATGTGGCACTGGGGAGTTCCCATACACGGCTAATGAAGGACCTGTTAACCTTATGTTGCAG ATCTTGGATGATCCATCGCCATCACCAACCAAACACAAATTTTCACCAGAATTCTGCTCATTTATCGATATTTGCCTCCAGAAGGATCCCAATGCTAGGCCAACGGCAGAGCAG CTTCTTTCACACCCGTTTATTACGAAATATGCTCACACTAGTGTAGACCTAGCAGCATTTGTCCAAAGCGTTTTTGATCCAACGCAAAAGATGAAGGATTTGGCAGAT ATGCTGACTATACATTATTACTTGCTTTTTGATGGCCCGGATGAGCTTTGGCAGCACGCAAAGACATTATATAATGAAGGCTCAACTTTTAG TTTCTCTGGAAAACAATCTGTTGGTCCTAGAGATATTTTTGCAGCCTTGTCAAATATACGAAGCACTTTAGCTGGTGATTGGCCTCCTGAAAGACTGGTTCACGTTGTTGAAAAACTACAGTGCCGTGCTCATGGTCAAGATGGAGTTGCAATCCGTGTATCTGGTTCTTTTATAATTGGAAATCAGTTCCTCATCTGTGGGGATGGTTTGCAAGTAGAGGGACTGCCAAATGTTAAAGATCTTTCAATTGATATTCCCAGTAAACGCATGGGCACATTTCAGGAACAGTTTATCATGGAACCAGGAAATGCCATTGGACGTTACTCCATAGCTAAACAAGATCTTTATATCATGCAGTAG